The Ignavibacteriales bacterium genome has a window encoding:
- a CDS encoding adenylate/guanylate cyclase domain-containing protein has translation MNPSTIVKAGLKKYYGFIFAVGTILLAELFFNTSFLPSLGTNLFQAIEQRGCDMLMRARGVRPYGNDIIMVKIDDYTDKLLGWPIPRDQYGAVMTLLSNSGAKAVALDVPLPPKKDVDTMQNILLVEYLKQAQGTFQVIGPYVPSSTERQHVSRRDVDSAAHYIIGRFGIPAPYLNHFPRAPIINDYPFLELAEVSTGIGHVLLIPDTLDGIIRSTPLFVEYAERLYPSLGMTLAMYVLKIDPKDISFEDTDDGTIVRAGTMEIHTGLWGEVRINYIGKGSQLPSVSLFDILAAAKQGNEKFFDQFKNKVCIIGPTIRSVGDYYANPLEESSAGFFTHANIYDMIATNRFLIPAHAWIQFSILALITLAIGFVAHTWKMRAGVGILLLVAVLYSIFAYSAFAFFNVLFHIAEPLFAFSLCFVSTIAFRAATEGRQRKMITDLFGRYVDSTIVDILINDPQLVKLGGEKREISILFSDIKGFSTISEKVDDETLVKLLNVYMTDMTNVILKHQGTVDKFIGDAIMAFWGAPLKDENATFHACVSALEMQYRLERLQPKLYKIGNVEVRQRIGVNTGTCTVGNMGSEQRQSYTAIGDPVNLASRLEGANKQYGTCILISETTYQQVAKRVVAREVDRVQVVGKTEPTRIYELINLADKPITDKMKYFLEIYAEGLKSYRERRWDEGIAYMEHATQKIPDDPVCLLYIERMKLYQISPPQSDWNGVFVLHSK, from the coding sequence GTAAGACCGTACGGCAATGACATCATCATGGTCAAAATTGACGATTACACAGATAAATTGCTTGGGTGGCCTATACCCCGTGATCAATACGGTGCCGTCATGACACTTCTCAGTAATTCAGGTGCAAAAGCCGTCGCACTTGACGTTCCTCTTCCTCCCAAAAAAGATGTCGATACAATGCAAAATATTTTGTTAGTAGAATACTTGAAACAAGCACAAGGGACATTTCAAGTTATTGGTCCATATGTTCCTTCATCAACAGAGAGACAACACGTCAGTCGTCGCGATGTAGACAGCGCTGCACATTACATCATAGGACGTTTTGGAATTCCAGCTCCATATCTGAATCATTTCCCACGCGCACCAATCATCAACGATTATCCATTTCTTGAATTGGCTGAAGTTTCGACCGGCATCGGACATGTATTGCTTATTCCCGATACATTAGATGGAATTATTCGCTCAACTCCTTTATTCGTAGAATACGCTGAACGACTCTATCCATCTCTCGGAATGACGTTGGCAATGTATGTATTGAAGATTGATCCAAAAGACATTTCCTTCGAAGATACTGACGATGGAACTATAGTCAGAGCAGGCACAATGGAAATTCACACAGGATTGTGGGGTGAAGTTCGTATTAACTATATCGGAAAGGGAAGCCAACTTCCTTCTGTATCCTTATTTGATATACTCGCAGCAGCTAAACAAGGGAATGAAAAATTCTTTGATCAATTTAAAAATAAAGTTTGCATTATAGGTCCGACTATCCGTTCGGTGGGTGATTACTATGCAAACCCGCTTGAAGAATCATCAGCTGGATTCTTTACTCATGCAAACATTTATGACATGATCGCCACCAACAGATTTTTAATTCCGGCGCACGCATGGATTCAATTCTCCATTCTTGCTCTGATCACTTTGGCAATCGGATTCGTTGCACATACGTGGAAGATGCGTGCTGGAGTTGGAATCCTTCTCTTGGTTGCAGTACTCTATTCCATCTTCGCTTATAGTGCATTCGCATTTTTCAACGTTTTGTTCCATATTGCCGAACCGTTGTTTGCATTCTCCTTATGTTTTGTTTCAACCATTGCTTTTCGCGCTGCAACCGAAGGTCGTCAGCGGAAAATGATTACCGATCTGTTCGGACGTTATGTCGATAGTACCATTGTCGATATACTCATTAACGATCCACAACTTGTTAAACTTGGCGGTGAAAAGCGTGAGATATCCATCCTCTTTTCCGATATAAAAGGATTTTCTACCATTTCAGAAAAAGTAGATGACGAAACACTCGTCAAACTTCTCAATGTCTATATGACTGATATGACAAATGTTATACTCAAGCATCAAGGCACCGTCGATAAATTCATTGGTGATGCGATTATGGCATTTTGGGGAGCACCCCTGAAAGATGAGAACGCTACGTTCCACGCTTGCGTGTCAGCACTTGAAATGCAGTATCGACTCGAACGATTGCAGCCAAAACTGTACAAAATTGGTAATGTGGAAGTCAGGCAGCGTATCGGGGTTAACACGGGGACATGTACGGTTGGAAACATGGGATCTGAGCAAAGACAAAGTTATACAGCAATTGGAGATCCGGTCAATCTTGCCTCGCGATTAGAGGGTGCAAATAAACAGTACGGCACATGTATTCTTATCAGCGAAACAACGTATCAACAAGTAGCAAAACGTGTCGTTGCCCGCGAAGTAGATCGCGTTCAGGTTGTTGGAAAAACTGAGCCGACCCGAATCTATGAATTGATCAATCTCGCCGATAAGCCGATAACTGATAAAATGAAATATTTCCTTGAGATATATGCTGAAGGGTTGAAATCATATCGAGAGCGCCGTTGGGATGAAGGTATTGCATATATGGAACATGCGACGCAAAAAATTCCAGATGACCCGGTGTGTCTGCTCTACATCGAACGGATGAAACTTTACCAAATCTCCCCGCCTCAGTCCGACTGGAATGGCGTCTTCGTGCTTCATTCAAAATAA